The following proteins are encoded in a genomic region of Mahella australiensis 50-1 BON:
- the flgC gene encoding flagellar basal body rod protein FlgC, with amino-acid sequence MGMFDAINNSASGLTAQRLRMDIISQNIANANTTRTPEGGPYVRQMPVFSQSSSGMVQVQAIVSDPRPFKLTYDPSHPDADPNGYVRMPNVDVTEEMVDMVSATRSYEANVTVIDAAKNMAMRAMDIAR; translated from the coding sequence ATGGGTATGTTCGATGCTATAAACAACAGCGCTTCGGGCTTGACGGCGCAGCGTCTCCGCATGGATATAATATCACAGAATATAGCCAATGCCAATACCACGCGCACGCCTGAGGGTGGTCCATATGTACGCCAGATGCCGGTTTTTTCTCAATCGTCGTCAGGAATGGTACAGGTGCAGGCTATAGTATCCGATCCCAGGCCATTTAAATTGACGTATGATCCTTCACATCCGGATGCGGATCCAAACGGCTACGTGCGTATGCCGAATGTAGATGTGACAGAGGAAATGGTGGATATGGTATCGGCTACGCGTTCATATGAAGCCAATGTAACGGTTATAGACGCCGCAAAAAATATGGCTATGCGGGCCATGGATATAGCGAGATAA
- the flgB gene encoding flagellar basal body rod protein FlgB, which translates to MNFVNGETAQIGVLSKALDGLWMRNQVISDNVANVDTPGFKASKVAFEDVLKGALDDNALKGKVTNIKHIPIGALSAKDVQPQVLQSQNTSMRMDGNNVDIDLEMADLAKTTIAYNAVIQKMTKEFQMLRSAINGGK; encoded by the coding sequence ATGAATTTTGTCAATGGAGAAACAGCTCAAATAGGGGTTTTGAGCAAGGCCCTGGATGGCTTATGGATGAGGAACCAGGTCATTTCGGATAATGTGGCTAATGTCGATACACCTGGATTCAAGGCTTCTAAAGTTGCATTTGAGGATGTATTGAAAGGTGCATTAGATGATAATGCGCTTAAAGGCAAGGTTACAAACATCAAGCATATTCCCATAGGCGCTTTATCTGCCAAAGACGTTCAACCTCAGGTTTTACAATCCCAAAACACATCTATGCGCATGGATGGGAATAATGTAGACATCGATTTAGAAATGGCCGATCTGGCCAAAACCACCATCGCCTATAATGCCGTTATCCAGAAAATGACTAAAGAATTTCAAATGCTTCGCTCGGCCATAAATGGAGGTAAGTGA
- the hslU gene encoding ATP-dependent protease ATPase subunit HslU, with the protein MEYTPKEIVKELDKYIIGQHKAKKAVAVALRNRYRRNLLPQEMREEIMPKNIIMMGPTGVGKTEIARRLAKLVNAPFIKVEATKYTEVGYVGRDVESMVRDLVEVAIRMVKNQKMSEVADRAKQLAEERLLDVLLPPRRKRNSGKNPLEAFFGGQGAEDKEDEESETLIDNSADGRLRMKEMLDAGELDGRYIEIEVQDNAVSGMGIFSAIGMDDLAINMQDMFGNLFPKKTKKRRVTVKEARRIFEQEEAQKLIDMDEVTEEALNKAEQEGIIFIDELDKVAGREGGAGPDVSREGVQRDILPIVEGTTVMTKYGPVKTDYMLFIAAGAFHVAKVSDLIPELQGRFPVLVQLDSLSQQDFKQILTQPQNALIKQYKALMSADNLELEFTDDAIDEIARMAYVINENNENIGARRLHTVMERLLEDISYEMPVSGGNEIIVDKAYVQGVLKETVQDKDISKYIL; encoded by the coding sequence AAAGAATTAGATAAGTATATTATAGGGCAACATAAAGCCAAAAAAGCCGTAGCAGTAGCACTTAGAAATAGATACAGGCGGAATCTGCTCCCTCAAGAGATGAGAGAAGAAATCATGCCGAAGAATATCATAATGATGGGTCCTACAGGTGTTGGCAAGACCGAGATCGCTCGTCGTCTGGCTAAATTGGTCAATGCTCCTTTTATAAAAGTCGAGGCTACAAAGTATACAGAGGTAGGCTATGTAGGGCGTGATGTCGAATCCATGGTAAGGGATTTAGTGGAAGTGGCCATACGCATGGTGAAAAATCAGAAAATGTCCGAGGTAGCTGACAGGGCTAAGCAGCTTGCGGAAGAGCGCTTGCTGGACGTTTTATTGCCGCCGCGAAGAAAAAGAAACAGCGGCAAAAATCCGTTGGAGGCTTTTTTCGGTGGCCAGGGTGCGGAGGATAAAGAAGATGAAGAGAGTGAAACATTAATTGATAATTCCGCTGATGGTCGGTTGCGCATGAAGGAAATGTTGGATGCAGGTGAGTTAGACGGCAGATATATAGAAATAGAAGTACAAGACAACGCCGTATCGGGTATGGGCATATTTTCAGCGATAGGTATGGATGATCTGGCCATAAACATGCAAGATATGTTCGGCAATTTATTTCCCAAAAAAACAAAAAAGAGAAGGGTTACTGTAAAAGAGGCTAGGCGTATTTTCGAACAGGAAGAAGCACAAAAGCTCATAGATATGGACGAAGTGACTGAAGAGGCATTGAACAAGGCCGAGCAAGAGGGAATAATATTTATCGACGAATTGGATAAGGTGGCCGGTAGAGAGGGTGGTGCCGGGCCGGATGTATCCAGAGAGGGCGTTCAAAGGGATATATTGCCCATAGTGGAAGGTACCACAGTTATGACAAAATATGGACCGGTCAAAACTGATTATATGCTGTTTATAGCGGCCGGGGCCTTTCACGTAGCCAAAGTATCGGATTTGATACCAGAGCTTCAAGGCCGTTTTCCTGTGCTGGTTCAGTTGGACAGCTTATCTCAACAAGACTTTAAGCAAATATTAACGCAACCCCAAAATGCTCTAATTAAACAATACAAAGCGTTGATGTCCGCCGATAATCTGGAGTTAGAGTTTACAGACGATGCTATAGATGAAATAGCGCGCATGGCATATGTGATAAATGAAAATAATGAAAACATAGGAGCAAGGCGCCTTCATACGGTAATGGAGAGACTGCTCGAGGATATATCATATGAAATGCCGGTCAGCGGAGGCAATGAGATAATTGTGGATAAAGCGTATGTTCAAGGTGTTTTAAAAGAAACCGTTCAGGATAAAGATATAAGCAAATATATACTATGA
- the codY gene encoding GTP-sensing pleiotropic transcriptional regulator CodY, with translation MPLLERTRRLNSILQNSDAHSVSFADICALLSEVLQSNVYLVDDKGALLGYKLMENFKCSVIEEEILKQKRFPSDYSRKLLQSPTTKANITQQYNSCVFDSSIACLFPGKLTTIVPINGGGQRLGTLIFARFGNRFEDEDLILAEYSATVVGMEIMRKRTERIEEEARKRAVVELAMNALSYSELEAVESIVDELNGKEGLLIASKIADKVGITRSVIVNALRKLESAGIIESRSLGMKGTYIKILNEGLPDELKKRKLQELT, from the coding sequence ATTCCGTTATTAGAGAGAACCAGGCGGTTGAACAGTATACTTCAGAATTCGGATGCGCATTCTGTGTCATTTGCTGATATTTGCGCTTTGTTGAGCGAGGTATTGCAATCCAATGTATACCTCGTAGACGACAAGGGCGCATTATTGGGCTATAAATTGATGGAAAATTTCAAATGTTCAGTAATAGAAGAGGAAATATTAAAACAGAAACGTTTTCCCAGTGATTACAGCAGAAAGCTCCTTCAATCGCCGACAACTAAGGCTAATATTACGCAGCAGTATAATAGTTGTGTATTTGATTCGAGCATAGCATGTCTTTTCCCAGGTAAACTAACCACCATAGTGCCTATAAACGGTGGGGGCCAGCGCCTTGGGACGCTGATATTCGCCAGATTCGGGAATAGATTTGAGGATGAAGACCTTATATTGGCCGAATACAGCGCTACAGTGGTGGGCATGGAGATAATGCGCAAACGTACCGAGCGTATAGAAGAAGAGGCCAGGAAGCGTGCTGTGGTCGAACTGGCTATGAATGCCCTATCGTATTCCGAGTTGGAAGCTGTGGAGTCGATAGTGGATGAATTAAATGGGAAAGAGGGCCTTCTTATAGCCAGCAAAATAGCTGACAAAGTCGGGATTACGCGGTCGGTCATAGTAAACGCCTTGCGCAAGTTAGAGAGCGCAGGTATAATTGAATCGCGCTCGCTGGGTATGAAGGGTACTTATATAAAGATATTGAACGAAGGGTTGCCTGATGAATTAAAGAAAAGAAAGTTGCAGGAGTTGACTTAA